DNA sequence from the Candidatus Eisenbacteria bacterium genome:
GGATCCGGAACAGGATGGTCCCGGGGGTCGAGGGGGGGTACACGATGCACCTCCCGAGCGGAGAGCAGATGTCGATCTACGACGCCGCGATGCGGTACGCGAAGGAGGGTGTGCCGACGGTCGTGATCGCGGGAAAGGAATACGGCTCGGGGTCCTCCCGCGACTGGGCCGCGAAAGGGCCCAAGCTGCTCGGCGTGCGCGCCGTCATCGCCGAAAGCTTCGAGCGGATCCATCGGAGCAACCTGATCGGCATGGGCGTCCTTCCCCTTCAATTCCAGGAGGGTCAGAGCGCCGAGACGCTGGGTCTGACGGGGAAGGAAACGTACGACGTCGAAGGCATCGCCACGGCGCTCCGGACCGACGCGGCGCGCGCCACCGAGCTCACGGTCCGGGTGAATCGAAAGGGACAGGGCGCGGAGGCGGCCGGGCCGGATTCGTTCCGGGCCAAAGTCCGTCTCGACACGCCGCAGGAGGTCCGCTACTACGAGAACGACGGCATCCTGACCTTCGTTCTTCGCCGCCTCCTCCGCGGCGAATGAACCCTACGATCGAGTCCATCGCCCATCCCGAAGCGGCACGGCGGCCGGCCATCAGGACACCTTGTGCGACTCCTCTACGGCGTGCCGCAGCGTTCCCTCGAGATCCCGGAAGCGAAACCCGTACCCCAGCGTCGAAAGCCTCGCCGGCTCGACGCGTGCGCTCGAGAGAAGCGCCTCCTCCGCCATCTCCCCGAGGAGGAGCTTGAGCGCCGGTGCGGGAGCGGGAATCAGCGCGGGCCGCCCCAGCACCCGACCCAGGGCACGCGCGAAATCGCGGTTTCGCACAGGCGCCGGCGCGACCACGTTGACGGGCCCCTCCACGCCCTCGCGGTCGAGGGCCAGGCTGATCACACCGAGGAGATCCGGCATCGCGATCCAGCTCATCCACTGCTTCCCGCTCCCGAGCGGGCCCCCGATCCCGAGCCGAAAGATCGGAAGCATCATGCCGAGCGCGCCTCCCGTGGAATCGAGCACGATGCCGAAGCGCAGGACCACCACCCGCATTCCCGGCGTGCGCGCGGAGAGCGCCGCCTCCTCCCAGGCCCGGCACAGCTCGGCGAGGAAACCCGTGCCCGGGGAGCTCCCCTCGGTGAGGACCTCCTCGCCGCGGCTTCCGTAATACCCGACCGCCGAGGCGTTGAGGAGCACGCGCGGCGGCGGCGTCCCTTCCCGCATCTCTTTCACGAGGAATCGCGTGCTCCCGGCCCGGCTCTGAACGAGGCGCTGTTTGCGAGCCCCGGTCCAACGGCCTCCGGCGAGGGATTCCCCGGAGAGGTTCACGACCGCGGCGACTCCGTCGAGCGCCGCTCGCTCCAATTCCTCCCGCTCCGGGTCCCAGTGGAAAACCGGTATCGGGCCCGCCGGAGCCGCGGGGCGGCGGCTCAAGAGCGAGACCCGGTGCCCGGTCCCCTGGAGATGCCGCGCGAGGGCCGATCCCACGAACCCGGTCCCGCCCGCAAGGAGGATGTTCACACCGGGGCGGCGGCCAGGGGCTGGGGCGGCTCGGCCGGCTCGTGGATCTCCTGCAGCGTCGACACCGTCACCGCGTGCTTCCGCAGCGCGCGGATCGCCTGGACCGTCGCGGCGGCCGCGGTCAAGGTCGTGACGCAGAGCACGCCGTGGAGGATTGCGTTCGTGCGGATCGCGCCGTCGTCGTAGAAGGACTCGCGGCCGAGCGGCGTGTTGATGATGAGATGAATCTCACGACTCTTGATCCGATCGACGACGTTCGGCCGCCCCTCGTTCACCTTGAACACCGCTTGCGCCGGAACGCCCTGAGCGTTCAGAAACTCGGCCGTGCCCCGCGTCGCGAGGATCCGAAAGCCGATCTCGTGGAGCGAGCGCGCGTGGGGCAGCACCCCTCCCTTGTCGTAATCGTTCACGCTGATGAACGCCGTGCCCTCCGTCGGGATGCTGTTGCCCGCCGCGGCCTGCGCCTTGGCGAAAGCGATTCCGAAATCATCCGAGATCCCCATGACCTCGCCGGTGGACTTCATCTCGGGGCCCAGGAGGATGTCGCTCCCGGGGAATTTCAGGAACGGGAAGACCGGCGTCTTGATGAAAAAGCGGCTCACGCCGAGATCCTCGGTAATCCCCTGCTCTCGAAGCGTGCGTCCCGCCATGATCCGGGCCGCGACTTTGGCGAGCGGCACTCCCGTGGCCTTGCTCACGAAGGGCACCGTGCGGGAAGCGCGGGGGTTCACCTCGAGAACGAAGACCGCCTCCCCTTGGATCGCGAATTGGACGTTCATCAGCCCTCGAACCTCGAGCGCGAGCCCGAGCCGCCGCGTCATGTCTCGAATCGTATCCAGGTGCCGGCGCGGAATCTTGTAGGGGGGGAGCACCGCGGAGGAGTCGCCGCTGTGGATCCCCGCCTCTTCGATGTGTTCCATGATCCCACCGATCACCACGCGCTCCCCGTCCCCCAGCGCGTCGACGTCGACCTCGCAGGCGTCCTCGAGGAAGCGGTCCACGAGCACGGGATGCTCCGGCGAAGCGTTGACCGCGTCACGCACGTATCCCTCAAGGTGCGATTCATCGTAGACGATCGCCATCGCGCGGCCGCCGAGCACGTAGGAAGGGCGGACGAGAACCGGGTAGCCGATGCGGGTCGCGACGTCTTTGGCTTCCTCCAGCGATACCGCCGTACCGCTCCTCGGCTGGGGAATGTCGAGCGCGGAGAGAAGCGCGCTGAAACGCTTGCGGTCTTCGGCGAGATCGATCGCGTCGGGGCTCGTCCCGAGGATGCGGACCCCGGCGCGGTGGAGCGGCAGCGCGAGCTTGAGCGGAGTCTGGCCCCCGAACTGGATCACGACCCCCTCGGGGCGCTCCAGCTCGACGATGTTCATTACGTCCTCGAAGGTGAGCGGCTCGAAATAGAGCCGGTCGGAGGTGTCGTAGTCGGTCGAGACGGTTTCGGGGTTGCAGTTGACCATGATGGTCTCGTACCCACACTCCTGGAACGCGAAGGAGCCGTGGCAGCAGCAGTAATCGAACTCGATCCCCTGCCCGATCCGGTTGGGACCGCTGCCCAGGATCATCACCTTGCGCCGTTCGGTGGGAAGGGCCTCGGACTCCTGTTCGTAGGTTGAATAAAGGTAGGGCGTGTAGGATTCGAACTCGGCCGCGCATGTGTCGACGCGCTTGTAGACCGGGAAGATCCCCTCGCGTTCGCGTCTGGAGCGAACCGCCGCCTCGTCCACTCCCGTCAGAGAACCGATCCGCGTGTCCGAGAAGCCCATCCGCTTCGCCTCGAGCAGGGCCTCTCCGTCCATCCCCGGCCGGATCGTCCGTTCCAGCTCGACGATCTGTTGGATCTGGTCCAGGAACCAGGGATCGATCCCGGTCATCTGGTGGATCTTCGCCTGCGGCCAGCCCAGATCGAGCGCGCGCTTGACGTAGAAGATCCGGTCCGGATCGGGCGTCAGGAGCTTCTCCCGGATGCGGTCGTCGTCCAGGTCATCCCGCGAGAACCCGCTGGCTCCGATCTCGAGGCCGCGGAGGCCCTTCTGGAGCGCCTCC
Encoded proteins:
- the carB gene encoding carbamoyl-phosphate synthase large subunit, which translates into the protein MPKDSSLRSILVLGSGPIVIGQACEFDYSGTQAIKALRGEGIRVSLVNSNPATIMTDPEYADRTYVEPLTPDIVEKILIRERPDAVLPTVGGQTALNLAVDLSRRGVLDRLGIRLIGASRKAVEVGEDRRLFKEAMSRIGLDLPRSGFARSLEEARRVLDVTGLPAVIRPSFTLGGSGGGIAFNGDEFEAVVSRGLDLSPVREILVEESVLGWKEYELEVMRDHADNFVVICSIENFDPMGIHTGDSVTVAPAQTLTDREYQTMRNAARRVIHEVGVETGGSNIQFAVDPESGRMVVIEMNPRVSRSSALASKATGFPIAKIAALLAIGYSLDEIKNDITRVTPASFEPAIDYVVVKIPRWAFEKFRDASPSLGTQMKSVGEVMAIGRTFKEALQKGLRGLEIGASGFSRDDLDDDRIREKLLTPDPDRIFYVKRALDLGWPQAKIHQMTGIDPWFLDQIQQIVELERTIRPGMDGEALLEAKRMGFSDTRIGSLTGVDEAAVRSRREREGIFPVYKRVDTCAAEFESYTPYLYSTYEQESEALPTERRKVMILGSGPNRIGQGIEFDYCCCHGSFAFQECGYETIMVNCNPETVSTDYDTSDRLYFEPLTFEDVMNIVELERPEGVVIQFGGQTPLKLALPLHRAGVRILGTSPDAIDLAEDRKRFSALLSALDIPQPRSGTAVSLEEAKDVATRIGYPVLVRPSYVLGGRAMAIVYDESHLEGYVRDAVNASPEHPVLVDRFLEDACEVDVDALGDGERVVIGGIMEHIEEAGIHSGDSSAVLPPYKIPRRHLDTIRDMTRRLGLALEVRGLMNVQFAIQGEAVFVLEVNPRASRTVPFVSKATGVPLAKVAARIMAGRTLREQGITEDLGVSRFFIKTPVFPFLKFPGSDILLGPEMKSTGEVMGISDDFGIAFAKAQAAAGNSIPTEGTAFISVNDYDKGGVLPHARSLHEIGFRILATRGTAEFLNAQGVPAQAVFKVNEGRPNVVDRIKSREIHLIINTPLGRESFYDDGAIRTNAILHGVLCVTTLTAAAATVQAIRALRKHAVTVSTLQEIHEPAEPPQPLAAAPV
- a CDS encoding TIGR01777 family protein, translating into MNILLAGGTGFVGSALARHLQGTGHRVSLLSRRPAAPAGPIPVFHWDPEREELERAALDGVAAVVNLSGESLAGGRWTGARKQRLVQSRAGSTRFLVKEMREGTPPPRVLLNASAVGYYGSRGEEVLTEGSSPGTGFLAELCRAWEEAALSARTPGMRVVVLRFGIVLDSTGGALGMMLPIFRLGIGGPLGSGKQWMSWIAMPDLLGVISLALDREGVEGPVNVVAPAPVRNRDFARALGRVLGRPALIPAPAPALKLLLGEMAEEALLSSARVEPARLSTLGYGFRFRDLEGTLRHAVEESHKVS